The Fibrobacter sp. UWB2 genome window below encodes:
- a CDS encoding M23 family metallopeptidase — protein sequence MQRKVLESLYNHGGLTLFAISDEEALPTEALHKFALALNAGARFVVIDFTGKRPFEGKAPFQTSDLSQKLLSTEDIEQITASAADDGCISFTGVKPLPTSDTEFRTLYHNIRSLETIAPQVIGIISTEQVENVGNLVSMARLLIMHVTPLSMKSAASFIEDVKEAQKIEILWLSKERPTGRAYPKARKAIRKNACATKEAFTLDFKKNPEELAKVIKKLHKISILTKNPLDGFPRLVRNLFPLLLLAVIIAPFLFVTDIDRSDSNLRDRIQERNQLSVAPSFEYTFDGSESMQRIARYAIGRFDAIITNEKMIKNYVAKTLEDNGFSVVAWEKNNLNIPPKGTVMRFSRPDEIKRPASADTIGAAWKFWTSVISDSIAYLTEFYHETATATQRKHNGIDVASRQGARILAPFGAKAWTSRDERGGVIIALVRKEDVILFMHCDKLLYLNGQEVMPGDPIATVGTTGHTTGPHAHIVTGLVSKKGKKRIGNVRYDVIDPIKWFYRFKPTSK from the coding sequence ATGCAGAGAAAGGTCCTAGAAAGCCTTTACAACCATGGCGGGCTTACGCTTTTCGCCATTTCTGACGAAGAAGCGTTGCCCACAGAAGCCTTGCACAAGTTCGCACTGGCACTTAACGCCGGTGCGCGTTTTGTTGTAATTGACTTTACCGGAAAGCGCCCTTTTGAAGGGAAAGCGCCGTTCCAGACTTCGGACCTTTCACAAAAACTCCTTTCCACCGAGGATATCGAACAGATTACAGCCTCCGCCGCAGATGACGGATGCATCTCGTTCACGGGCGTCAAGCCCCTCCCCACCTCGGACACCGAATTCCGCACGCTCTACCACAATATCAGAAGCCTCGAAACGATTGCCCCGCAAGTTATCGGCATCATTTCGACAGAGCAGGTAGAAAACGTCGGGAACCTGGTCTCCATGGCCCGCCTCCTGATAATGCACGTGACCCCGCTTTCCATGAAATCGGCAGCATCGTTTATCGAAGATGTCAAGGAGGCTCAAAAAATCGAAATTTTGTGGCTTTCCAAGGAACGCCCCACAGGGCGCGCCTACCCCAAGGCTCGCAAGGCCATCCGCAAAAACGCCTGCGCCACCAAGGAAGCGTTCACCCTGGATTTCAAGAAAAATCCGGAAGAGCTCGCGAAAGTCATCAAGAAGCTTCACAAGATTTCCATTCTCACTAAGAACCCGCTTGACGGATTCCCGAGACTTGTCCGCAACCTGTTCCCGCTGCTCCTCCTTGCGGTAATCATTGCGCCGTTCCTCTTTGTCACCGACATCGACAGGAGCGATTCCAACCTCCGCGACCGCATCCAGGAACGAAACCAGCTCTCCGTAGCGCCTTCGTTCGAATACACCTTCGACGGAAGCGAAAGCATGCAACGCATCGCGCGCTACGCCATTGGCAGATTCGACGCCATCATCACCAACGAAAAGATGATCAAGAACTATGTAGCGAAAACGCTCGAAGATAACGGCTTTAGCGTCGTCGCATGGGAAAAGAACAACTTGAACATTCCGCCCAAGGGCACGGTCATGCGATTCTCGCGACCAGACGAAATTAAGCGCCCCGCCTCTGCAGATACCATTGGCGCCGCCTGGAAATTCTGGACATCCGTCATTTCGGACAGCATCGCCTACCTCACGGAATTTTATCATGAAACAGCGACCGCCACGCAGAGAAAGCACAACGGCATCGACGTCGCAAGCCGCCAGGGAGCCCGCATCCTAGCGCCGTTTGGAGCCAAGGCCTGGACTAGCCGAGACGAACGCGGAGGCGTCATTATCGCACTTGTCCGTAAAGAAGATGTTATCTTGTTTATGCACTGCGACAAGCTCCTTTATCTGAACGGTCAAGAAGTCATGCCGGGCGACCCAATCGCCACCGTTGGCACTACCGGGCACACAACTGGACCCCACGCCCACATCGTTACAGGCCTCGTCAGCAAGAAGGGAAAAAAGAGAATCGGGAACGTTCGTTACGATGTTATTGACCCCATAAAGTGGTTTTACAGGTTCAAGCCGACCTCCAAATAA
- the leuC gene encoding 3-isopropylmalate dehydratase large subunit: MGKSLYQKIFESHTVAKLPSGQCQLFIGLHLCHEVTSPQAFAQLREEGQKVLFPERTFATVDHIIPTTFPERNRPLQDGISEEMFSHIENNTKNNGIKFFGPSTCEQGVIHIVGPEEGVTQPGMTVACGDSHTATHGAFGAIAFGIGTSQVADVLATQTLAMSPLKTRRIKFTGKLKPGVTAKDVALAYIAKLGVNGGVGYAYEFAGPVIEEMGMEGRMTVCNMAIEGGARVGYCNPDEKTFEYLKGRPYAPKADKWDEAVAYWKSVATDADAQFDDEVEINCDNLEPMVTWGITPAQAIPLNGNMPKIDEFEGSEKKVISEAYEYMGWEEGSKMIGRPIDIAFVGSCTNGRLSDLQAAAEIIKGHKVAPTVKMWVVPGSMKIKVEAEQLGLDKIFKEAGAEWREAGCSLCLAMNPDKLKGRQVSASSSNRNFKGRQGSPTGRTILMSPAMVAAAAIEGKITDVRKYIK; the protein is encoded by the coding sequence ATGGGAAAATCACTCTATCAGAAAATTTTCGAAAGCCACACGGTAGCTAAGCTCCCGAGCGGCCAGTGCCAGCTCTTTATCGGGCTTCACCTCTGCCACGAAGTGACGAGTCCGCAGGCCTTCGCCCAGCTCCGCGAAGAAGGCCAGAAGGTGCTGTTCCCGGAACGCACTTTTGCCACGGTCGACCACATTATCCCGACCACTTTCCCGGAACGCAACCGCCCGCTCCAGGACGGCATTTCCGAAGAGATGTTCTCCCATATCGAAAACAACACCAAGAATAACGGCATCAAGTTCTTTGGCCCCAGCACCTGCGAACAGGGCGTTATCCACATCGTGGGCCCGGAAGAAGGCGTGACGCAGCCGGGTATGACCGTTGCTTGCGGTGACTCTCACACGGCAACGCACGGTGCATTCGGTGCTATCGCATTCGGTATCGGCACAAGCCAGGTGGCAGACGTTCTCGCCACCCAGACGCTCGCCATGAGCCCCCTCAAGACTCGCCGCATCAAGTTCACCGGCAAGCTCAAGCCGGGTGTGACCGCCAAGGACGTTGCCCTTGCTTACATCGCTAAGCTCGGCGTGAACGGTGGCGTTGGCTACGCTTACGAATTTGCCGGTCCGGTCATCGAAGAAATGGGCATGGAAGGCCGTATGACGGTCTGCAACATGGCTATCGAAGGTGGCGCCCGCGTCGGTTACTGCAACCCCGACGAAAAGACTTTTGAATACCTCAAGGGCCGTCCGTACGCCCCGAAGGCAGACAAGTGGGACGAAGCCGTTGCTTACTGGAAGTCTGTGGCTACCGACGCCGACGCCCAGTTTGACGACGAAGTCGAAATCAACTGCGACAACCTCGAACCGATGGTTACCTGGGGTATCACTCCGGCTCAAGCCATCCCGCTCAACGGCAACATGCCGAAGATCGACGAATTCGAAGGCAGCGAAAAGAAGGTCATTTCCGAAGCTTATGAATACATGGGCTGGGAAGAAGGTTCCAAGATGATTGGCCGCCCGATCGACATCGCATTCGTGGGTAGCTGCACTAACGGCCGCCTCTCCGACTTGCAGGCCGCCGCCGAAATCATCAAGGGCCACAAGGTTGCCCCGACCGTCAAGATGTGGGTCGTTCCGGGCTCCATGAAGATCAAGGTGGAAGCCGAACAGCTCGGTCTCGACAAGATCTTTAAGGAAGCCGGTGCCGAATGGCGCGAAGCAGGCTGCTCGCTCTGCCTCGCCATGAACCCGGATAAGCTCAAGGGTCGCCAGGTCAGCGCAAGCTCCAGCAACCGTAACTTCAAGGGCCGCCAGGGCAGCCCGACGGGCCGCACCATCCTCATGAGCCCCGCCATGGTGGCTGCCGCCGCCATCGAAGGCAAGATCACCGACGTCCGCAAGTACATCAAGTAA
- a CDS encoding 3-isopropylmalate dehydratase small subunit 2, with amino-acid sequence MNSIDIVKGSGVPVRGNDIDTDRIIPARFLKCVTFEGLGANAFADDIAGLAAQGKVHPFRDPAYKNGSILVSNQNFGCGSSREHAPQALKRWGIRAIIAESYSEIFFGNCVAIGVPCYKVSHEVADKILSWIEAHPSEELVTSTESRTLKMGDETIELTLADGPRGQFLDGSWHARSALMANADKVQELASKLPYMQFLK; translated from the coding sequence ATGAATTCTATCGACATTGTTAAAGGTTCCGGCGTTCCTGTACGCGGCAACGACATCGACACAGACCGTATCATCCCGGCACGTTTCCTCAAGTGCGTGACTTTCGAAGGCCTCGGCGCAAACGCCTTTGCCGACGATATCGCTGGCCTCGCCGCTCAGGGCAAGGTCCACCCGTTCCGCGATCCGGCCTACAAGAACGGTTCCATCCTCGTTTCGAACCAGAACTTCGGTTGCGGTTCCAGCCGTGAACACGCTCCGCAGGCACTCAAGCGCTGGGGCATCCGCGCCATCATCGCCGAAAGCTACTCCGAAATCTTCTTCGGTAACTGTGTGGCCATTGGCGTGCCTTGCTACAAGGTAAGCCACGAAGTTGCAGACAAGATCCTCTCCTGGATTGAAGCACACCCGAGCGAAGAACTCGTCACCAGCACCGAAAGCCGTACGCTCAAGATGGGTGACGAAACCATCGAGCTCACGCTTGCCGACGGCCCCCGCGGCCAGTTCCTCGACGGCTCCTGGCACGCACGTTCCGCCCTCATGGCCAACGCCGACAAGGTGCAGGAACTTGCAAGCAAGCTGCCGTATATGCAGTTCCTTAAGTAA
- a CDS encoding murein L,D-transpeptidase family protein translates to MITSPIDNILVEKANHKMYLLKGDVVVKSYRISLGKNPVGAKVKSGDNKTPEGNYTIERHNPKSIFHLSLKVSYPNAEQIKAAKDGNYEPGGDIMIHGYPNKIPAFLFKFWHKWKDWTAGCIAVTNDEIEEIYDAVKDGTPITILP, encoded by the coding sequence ATGATTACCTCGCCCATTGACAACATTCTCGTAGAAAAGGCTAACCACAAAATGTATTTGCTCAAGGGCGATGTCGTTGTGAAGTCATACAGAATTTCATTGGGCAAGAATCCAGTTGGAGCGAAGGTCAAGTCCGGCGACAACAAGACTCCCGAAGGCAACTACACCATCGAAAGGCACAACCCCAAAAGCATTTTTCATTTATCGCTGAAGGTTTCGTACCCGAACGCAGAGCAAATCAAGGCCGCGAAAGATGGTAACTACGAGCCAGGCGGAGACATCATGATCCACGGCTATCCGAACAAGATTCCCGCATTTCTCTTTAAATTCTGGCATAAATGGAAAGATTGGACAGCCGGCTGCATCGCGGTCACAAACGACGAAATCGAAGAAATCTATGACGCCGTCAAAGACGGAACTCCGATAACAATTCTGCCTTAA
- a CDS encoding tetratricopeptide repeat protein, whose translation MKKILITLFTICIAQTFAAKATPEQWIAKANGVLKEQPRISSKYIYPGLEPSSVFEASAILDSATKEYPYRIDMWLGQVQLFGEINECGMQSKFFDKINTLLKKKKDKCELAGGKKIDDAEKLLEKEFTLVIRKYFELEYDSCFEIMSRQMYKYLPNSVEALNFLSIHYMLQKNDSALALLERAHKIAPTDCIVLSNLALYYKRKGDTKKEDEYKKKQDLFCKEK comes from the coding sequence ATGAAAAAGATTTTAATTACCCTATTCACAATTTGCATTGCACAAACTTTCGCCGCTAAAGCCACGCCCGAGCAATGGATCGCAAAAGCCAACGGAGTACTGAAAGAACAGCCTCGCATTTCTTCTAAGTATATTTACCCAGGCCTTGAACCGAGTAGCGTATTTGAGGCATCGGCAATACTGGACTCCGCAACCAAGGAATACCCTTACCGAATCGATATGTGGCTTGGGCAAGTTCAGTTATTCGGCGAAATAAACGAATGTGGTATGCAGTCTAAATTTTTTGACAAAATTAACACTTTGTTGAAAAAGAAAAAAGATAAATGCGAACTTGCCGGCGGGAAAAAAATCGACGACGCCGAAAAGTTGCTTGAAAAAGAATTTACCCTTGTCATACGGAAATACTTTGAACTAGAGTACGACTCCTGTTTCGAGATCATGTCCCGCCAGATGTACAAGTACCTCCCCAATAGCGTCGAAGCATTGAATTTCTTGAGCATCCACTATATGCTTCAGAAAAACGACAGCGCGCTAGCACTTCTTGAACGAGCCCACAAAATCGCCCCTACCGATTGCATTGTACTATCAAACCTTGCGCTATATTACAAACGAAAAGGCGATACGAAAAAAGAAGACGAATACAAGAAGAAACAAGATCTATTCTGCAAAGAAAAATAA
- a CDS encoding GNAT family N-acetyltransferase — MDIKVLRATEEWQRAGAYSVRIQAMNRAYHISLRDEFDEHDCDGTKFIVLLDDEYPVATCRFYEIDAETATIGRVVVMPEYRGQKLGAMAVREAEKWIAECGYKQIIIDSRLEATGFYEKLGYKLIGDQPHRCGIFDCTRMKKIL, encoded by the coding sequence ATGGATATTAAAGTTCTCCGTGCAACAGAAGAATGGCAGCGCGCAGGCGCGTACAGCGTGCGCATCCAGGCAATGAATCGGGCGTACCACATTTCACTTCGAGATGAGTTTGACGAGCACGATTGCGACGGTACGAAGTTCATCGTTTTACTTGACGATGAATATCCTGTTGCGACGTGCAGATTCTACGAAATTGATGCAGAAACAGCAACAATCGGACGCGTGGTCGTGATGCCGGAATATCGCGGTCAAAAGCTTGGCGCCATGGCGGTCCGTGAAGCCGAAAAATGGATTGCCGAATGCGGTTACAAACAGATAATCATCGACAGCCGTTTGGAAGCCACGGGCTTTTACGAGAAGCTTGGGTACAAGCTCATCGGAGATCAGCCACACCGCTGTGGCATCTTTGACTGCACCCGCATGAAAAAAATTCTCTAG
- a CDS encoding PH domain-containing protein: protein MDNELKLLIGKDEKIIYAGKPNKKCFIFESIFNPLLPFALIWGIIDFGFIGASFSSKDEHIGFFLVPFMLLHLMPVWIYLGGALLSFRRYQNTNYIITDKAIYASGGVFSKRYNSKPFAELSHVDLHRGIFDQWFGVGDVITTSAQANPVTRNGRTTSTNAGISIDSISNYIEVYNIVKKLQQDVYADVMYPNDLRPRENHGYNTKYRG from the coding sequence ATGGACAACGAACTTAAACTGTTAATTGGTAAAGACGAAAAAATCATTTATGCGGGGAAGCCCAACAAAAAGTGCTTCATCTTCGAAAGCATCTTTAATCCACTGCTCCCGTTTGCGCTGATTTGGGGTATCATTGACTTTGGATTTATTGGCGCTTCGTTCTCGTCCAAAGATGAACACATTGGCTTTTTCTTGGTCCCGTTTATGTTGCTCCACCTGATGCCGGTCTGGATTTACCTCGGCGGTGCGCTCCTGTCGTTTAGGCGTTACCAGAATACGAACTATATCATTACGGACAAAGCTATATATGCGTCTGGAGGAGTTTTCAGCAAACGCTACAATTCAAAACCGTTTGCGGAACTTTCGCACGTGGATTTGCACCGCGGCATTTTTGACCAATGGTTTGGCGTAGGGGATGTTATTACGACGTCAGCCCAGGCAAATCCTGTAACACGGAACGGAAGGACGACTTCTACGAATGCGGGTATTTCTATCGATAGTATTTCCAATTACATCGAAGTCTACAACATCGTGAAAAAGCTCCAGCAGGATGTGTATGCCGATGTGATGTATCCGAATGACTTGCGTCCTCGTGAAAATCACGGGTACAATACAAAGTATCGTGGGTAA
- a CDS encoding superoxide dismutase, with protein sequence MFEPVNGKFEMPVLPYGMADLAPALSQETMLFHFGKHLQTYVNNLNAALPGSAFEGKSLEEIVKTSEGGVFNNAGQILNHAMYFLQFKAPTMSNVPTGEIATLITSEFGSFEKFQEEFQAKGAGLFGSGWVWLSVTDKGRLVITQEGNAQNPITKDLKPLLTFDVWEHAYYIDYRNRRPDYLKSLWSIVNWDVVNERLG encoded by the coding sequence ATGTTTGAACCAGTCAATGGAAAATTTGAAATGCCAGTGCTTCCGTACGGGATGGCTGATTTGGCTCCTGCATTAAGCCAAGAAACGATGCTGTTCCATTTTGGCAAGCACTTGCAGACTTATGTGAATAATCTCAATGCCGCACTTCCGGGGAGCGCTTTCGAAGGCAAGTCCCTTGAAGAAATCGTAAAGACGTCCGAAGGTGGCGTGTTCAATAACGCAGGGCAGATTTTGAACCATGCTATGTACTTTTTGCAGTTCAAGGCTCCGACGATGAGCAATGTCCCGACGGGTGAAATCGCAACGTTGATTACTAGCGAATTTGGATCTTTTGAAAAATTCCAAGAAGAATTTCAGGCGAAAGGGGCTGGACTTTTTGGTTCTGGCTGGGTGTGGCTTTCTGTGACTGATAAGGGCCGTTTGGTCATCACGCAGGAAGGTAATGCGCAGAACCCGATTACCAAGGATCTCAAGCCGCTCCTCACGTTCGATGTGTGGGAACATGCCTACTACATAGACTACCGTAACCGCCGTCCGGATTACCTGAAGTCGTTGTGGAGCATCGTCAACTGGGATGTCGTGAACGAACGCCTCGGCTAA
- a CDS encoding glycosyltransferase, which yields MPAISVIIPMYNTEAYINDCLDSLVAQTFTDFEAIIIDDGSTDESARIAAGYASSDARFRLIGQPNKGPSEARNTGLKIMRGEYVTFIDSDDCVAPNFLETLFFIAQLHKADVACCSIKNIDEAYKCDGTTPNTSISASLTPEEAARISLYQDSLPDYSAWNKLYKADLWKGKFFPANTIYEDLAVVPEILLGANKVVTTKSHLYFYRKRAGSELATQTGSTKIILLLDIAEDVFEKMKHISKPLYKAARSMLVSASFSILMRTSDDEKFAESRKRAIAHIRKYRFGTFFDLRIRMRNRMAILLSYLPRSIFLKILKKGLS from the coding sequence ATGCCAGCTATAAGCGTCATCATCCCAATGTACAACACCGAGGCATACATCAATGACTGCCTCGACAGTCTCGTTGCACAGACTTTTACGGATTTTGAAGCTATCATTATCGACGACGGTTCGACCGACGAAAGCGCTCGAATTGCCGCCGGCTACGCCTCATCCGACGCCCGTTTCAGGCTTATTGGACAACCGAACAAAGGACCGTCTGAAGCCCGCAATACAGGACTCAAGATTATGCGAGGGGAATACGTTACGTTTATCGATAGCGATGACTGCGTAGCCCCGAACTTTCTGGAAACGTTATTTTTCATAGCGCAGTTGCATAAGGCCGATGTCGCCTGCTGTTCCATCAAGAATATCGATGAAGCGTACAAGTGCGACGGCACAACGCCCAACACATCTATTTCGGCAAGCCTAACGCCAGAAGAAGCGGCCAGAATTTCGCTTTACCAGGACTCATTGCCGGATTACTCCGCCTGGAATAAGCTATACAAGGCCGACTTGTGGAAAGGGAAGTTTTTCCCGGCAAATACGATTTACGAAGATCTCGCCGTCGTTCCAGAAATTTTGCTTGGAGCAAACAAAGTAGTAACGACAAAGTCACACCTCTACTTTTACCGCAAGCGCGCCGGAAGCGAACTCGCCACGCAGACCGGCAGCACAAAAATCATCCTTTTGCTAGACATTGCCGAAGACGTTTTCGAAAAGATGAAGCATATTTCGAAGCCGCTTTACAAAGCTGCCCGCAGTATGCTCGTGAGCGCAAGCTTCAGCATATTGATGCGCACTAGTGACGATGAAAAATTTGCAGAAAGCCGCAAAAGAGCGATTGCGCACATCCGTAAATATCGTTTTGGCACGTTCTTTGATTTGAGAATTCGCATGCGCAACCGCATGGCCATTTTGCTTTCGTACCTCCCCCGTTCAATCTTTTTGAAGATTCTTAAGAAAGGTCTTTCGTGA